CGGCCCTGGATCGCATCGGCGCACTTTACGGCATCGAAGAAGCTATCCGTGGCAAACCACCTGATGAGCGCAAGCACATCCGCCGGACACAGGCCCAGCCGCACCTCGATTCCTTGAAGGCGTGGATTGAGACAACCTTGCCGAAGCTCTCGGCCAAAGCCGAACTGGCAAAGGCCATGCGCTATACCCTTGGACGCTGGAAAGCCCTCAATCGATATACCTGCGACGGCACACTCGAAATCGACAACAATGCCGCCGAACGCGCAATCCGCGGCATCGCACTTGGTCGAAAGAACTGGCTCTTCGCAGGCTCCGATCCTGGAGGCGAACGTGCCGCCGCCATCTACTCGCTCATTGAAACGGCAAAGCTCAACAGCATCGATCCCGAAGCTTACCTCCATTCCATCCTGGCCTCCATCGCAGACCACCCGATTAACCGCATCGCCGACTTGCTGCCGTGGAACTGGGCAACAGACAATCAACTCTCCCGCGCCGCGTAACTCACCGGACGCTTACCCTCGTTCGGCGAGATTCGTGATGAAGGTACGCCGACCCGTGTGCGAGCTAGCATCGGGTATTCCAGCGTCCCGATATAGTTGCTTTAGCAAACGAACCATGGAGCTGGCTGTCATGTTGCCACCCGTCTGGCTTCGCAACAGCGGTCCATTGGGATTGCGCCATTCTCTAAAATGTTTGTTGTAGTCTGCCAAAATCTGGCGGAGCTTGGGAGCGACAAGGTAGGATGTGCGGGTCTTTCCTCCCTTAGTGTAGGCTGCCTTGAGATTGAGGATTTCCCTGATTTCGTCGTTCTGATCGTATATGTCACCCCATCTTAAGGCCGCAATCTCCTTCGCCCGAAGGCCCAGGAAGATGGACAGACAAAATGCTACTTCCGCCCTAGAGCCGTTCCTCTCTCGCCCTTTGGCGAGGCGCAGGACACGTTTTATCTGCTCCGGGTTAAGGACTGGGGCTTGGCCGGAAAAGCCTGCTGGACGACCCCGACGAGGATTTGGCATAGATTCGACCTCTTTTGTTCCGTATACGGAGTATTTATATCAATTCCTTGTATAGGTCAATATTCCTGTTTCCGCGACATGCCCGGGATTTGGGCCATTTCCAGACTCTGGACTTTTTCGAGCCAGAGTAATTCCATTTTGGATTGGGGCCTCCAGTCTCCCTAGGATCAGCAGGTTTTTTCAATTAGGCTAACCGCAACATCTAAAACCCCAAGATGTGGGGCTCGGATAGAAGTTCGGCTAAAAATGATCATCGGCTAGCTGGAACCAAAGCTATTCTCATCCGATCTGTCCCATAGCCGCCTCAGAACCTGGAGATTTGGTTGGTAACAGCAATTTCTGCGCAACTTCATCAAACTCGTGCGCCCGGTCGCCATATTACCGAGAATTAGAGGTGAAAGGCATAGTCGGCGCGGCTATTCCAAGTCTCATCGGGAGGGGCTCTTTGTTACCAATTGTGAACTTATCATGCCAGACAGGCCAGAACTTAAACTGGCAATGCCCATCAAGAAGACTGTCTGCCATGCATTCTTGAGCCTGATAGGGTGCCTATCGCTGAAGCCTGTAGTTAGCCAGGAGTCTGAGGCCATCAATGGAGCCGAGAATTTCACCCGCTCATCCACCCAGATCGCCCCAAGTAGAGGGAAACTGGCCATGGCGAACTTTGTTGGTCTTTGGCTTGCTCAATCTGATCTGGGAAACTCTTCAACTGCCGTTCTACACGCTTTGGCGCGATGGTGCAGGCAGCCAGATCGCATACGCCGTTTTCCATTGCACAGTGGGCGACGTACTCATCGGATTTTGTGTCGCAGCCGTTTGTGTTCTTATCAGCGTGGTTTCAAAAGCAAGATCAGACAACATTTGGCCATTCACAGTTTGCTTCATCGCTCTGGCCTTGGCTTACACGGTATTCAGCGAGTGGATGAATGTGGAAATCCGGCAGACCTGGCAATACTCATCCTTGATGCCAAGAATTCCGCCCCTTGGAACTGGCCTCACACCGCTCCTGCAGTGGATCGTTGTCCCAGCCCTGACGACCCGTATCTTCGCATCCGAAATCAGGAGAACGGTGCAAACGATCAGGAGAAGGCTTCGCCAGGGATGACGATCCCCGCTTTTCTAGTGGCTGGCGTACACGCTTGGCTTGGAAAGCCGACTGATTAAGAGCACGTTATAGGGACCACCACTACCCTCAGGTCCCATTCCAGGTGATCCGACAGGCATGCCCGGCACGGTTAGCCCTACGGCGTCTGCCGGTGGTGAGCTCAAGAAGCGAGACACATCGATCGACGGGATATGCCCCACGAACGCAAACCCAGAACTTATGCCGACATGACAGCTACCGAGTTCTGACGGAATTCCCAACCTTTCAAGGCGTCCTTCAAGGTTAGCGTCGTCTTCGATAGAAACCTCAAAACCTGCGTTGCGCATGTGATCAACCCAGCCTTCGCAGCAGCCGCATCCTGGATTGCGGAAAACCTCAACTTTCGGCAGAGCGGCGCTTCTAACCGCAGAAACCGAGCCGGCAAATGCCATGCCAACTGCTGAAAGGATGAATGTACGACGTTTCACGACGGACTCCGATCAAGAGAATTGAAGGAAAAAGAAAAAATCAAAGCGAAGATCCAGCTTCCCGAAATGGTCGAAATGACACCTTCCACCATACTGCGATGCGTTCCCGGGGGTTCATCCGTAAACAATCGCACCCAATTGTGGGTGAATGTGATCGACGGCATGAAATAGGCGGCGAGATTGCATAGAATGAAAATCATCACCATCGACACCGATAGCGCGGCGCCGAAAGCAAGCAGATCAATCTTACGACTGCCCATTGGTTTTCTCCTGGTGGCTTTGACCTGGCTGGGCATGAGAATCAACATGTGGAGTATGGTGGTGCGTCCCTCCATGGTTCTTGTGCATGAATAGATGCATCAATGGGCAAGCAAGAAGTACCAAGAATGGAGAAAGAGCCGCCAGATGTTGGCCATGCCAAATTGCAAGATAGCCGCCCACTAGAACGGCGATTCCCAACAGGGTCAAACCCTTGTACGAACTGAAGCATCTGAACATGGTAGCCTCCTCTGGCTGACGCAATTAAGCAATGCTGCGTTTCTGGGTGTGTATAACGTGACTGGATTTAAATGTTGTGGGCGTACAAAAAGAGTGTCGATCATATCTTCGTCACTCGCAATCTAAGAGAGTTCGCAATGACACTCACTGAACTCAGTGCCATGGCTGCAGCTGCAATTACCGGGGAAAGTAGCAGGCCAAAGGCCGGATAGAGAACACCAGCAGCAACTGGCACACCGGCCACATTGTAGATGAAGGCAAAGAACAGGTTTTGCCGAATGTTGCTCATCGTCGCCCTGGAAAGTTTGATGGCTCGAGCAATACCGACGAGATCGCCCTTGAGAAGCGTCACACCTGCGCTTTCTATGGCGACGTCAGTCCCCGTACCCATGGCGATGCCGACGTCTGCTGCTGCCAAGGCCGGAGCGTCATTCACGCCATCACCCGCCATGGCCACGACAGCTCCTTCAGAGCGGAGTCGACTGACCACCGACGCTTTCTGATCCGGAAGAACATCAGATTCGACGTTTTGAATGCCTAGCTTTCGAGCAATGGCCTGAGCAGTGATCGCGTTGTCTCCTGTCAGCATCACAATGCGAATGCCAGCCGCCTCGATCTCCCTGAGAGCTACGGGCGTGGTTTCCTTGACCGGATCGGCTATCGCCAACAAACCGGCGAGCTTCGAATCTACTCCCACGTAGATTACGGTCGCGCCGTCTTGACGGAGTAAATCCGATTGGTGGGCGAGTGGGTCGGCAGAAATGCTGTGTTCCTCGAGGAAGCGGGAGTTGCCAAGTACCACCTTCTTGCCCTCGACGGTCCCCATCGCTCCTTTGCCAGTCGGAGACTCAAAATCTGTCACCTTCGCCAGTTTCAGGGATGACTGCTTTGCCTTTGCCAGAATAGCGTCCGCCAACGGGTGTTCACTCGCCTGTTCGACACTTGCGGCGATCCGCAGGAACTCTGCCTCATC
The nucleotide sequence above comes from Hyphomicrobiales bacterium. Encoded proteins:
- a CDS encoding DUF2933 domain-containing protein; this encodes MFRCFSSYKGLTLLGIAVLVGGYLAIWHGQHLAALSPFLVLLACPLMHLFMHKNHGGTHHHTPHVDSHAQPGQSHQEKTNGQS
- a CDS encoding DUF411 domain-containing protein, producing the protein MKRRTFILSAVGMAFAGSVSAVRSAALPKVEVFRNPGCGCCEGWVDHMRNAGFEVSIEDDANLEGRLERLGIPSELGSCHVGISSGFAFVGHIPSIDVSRFLSSPPADAVGLTVPGMPVGSPGMGPEGSGGPYNVLLISRLSKPSVYASH
- a CDS encoding site-specific integrase, with product MPNPRRGRPAGFSGQAPVLNPEQIKRVLRLAKGRERNGSRAEVAFCLSIFLGLRAKEIAALRWGDIYDQNDEIREILNLKAAYTKGGKTRTSYLVAPKLRQILADYNKHFREWRNPNGPLLRSQTGGNMTASSMVRLLKQLYRDAGIPDASSHTGRRTFITNLAERG